In a single window of the Olivibacter sp. SDN3 genome:
- a CDS encoding FAD-dependent oxidoreductase — protein MNRRKFITDITVSTGCLAASPSLTLNNFLLQTKEKRGEIKADTVIIGGGLGGCAAALAALRNGQQVILTEETDWLGGQTSQQGVPPDEHQWIETHGAPCSYQHFRGSVREYYRRNYPLTADAKGRKHLNPGDGSVSRLCHEPTVALAILTEMLAPYISSGKLTLLMQHKAVKADVNVDQVMAITVRHTDETNELVLQGSYFVDATELGDLLPLSGTAYVKGVEPKKETKELHAPETGDPENQQAFTMCLAMDYTPGENHVIDQPRDYHLWRDFVPELSPPWSGKLLDLAYSSPRTLEPSRLGFHPEGVQTGDCLNLWNYRKLINRHNFLPGTYAGDITVMNWPQNDYFLGNLIDVDTEIFKKHVDAAKQLSLSLFYWLQTTAPRPDGGEGWPGLRLRGDIMGTSYGLAKYPYVRESRRIKALFTVLEEHVGAENRALVTGRRDHKKAAPFYDSVGIGYYHIDLHPSSGGNNYIDFSSLPFQIPLGALLPIRMKNLLPANKNIGTTHITNGCYRLHPVEWSIGEAVGLLTTYAHEKKVPLRAIRENPKLLTDFQHFLHHEGIETNWRHL, from the coding sequence ATGAATAGAAGAAAGTTTATTACCGATATAACTGTGAGCACCGGTTGCCTGGCTGCTTCTCCATCTCTAACTTTGAACAACTTCCTCCTGCAAACCAAAGAAAAAAGGGGCGAAATCAAGGCAGATACTGTTATTATTGGAGGAGGACTTGGAGGTTGCGCTGCAGCTCTTGCTGCGCTTCGCAACGGGCAGCAGGTCATCTTAACAGAAGAAACTGACTGGCTGGGAGGGCAAACAAGCCAACAAGGTGTTCCCCCGGATGAGCACCAGTGGATAGAGACTCATGGTGCTCCCTGCTCGTATCAACATTTCAGGGGTAGCGTGCGAGAGTACTATCGAAGGAACTATCCTTTAACAGCAGATGCCAAAGGCAGGAAACATCTCAACCCCGGTGATGGATCAGTCTCCCGTTTATGCCACGAACCCACGGTGGCGCTAGCCATATTAACAGAAATGCTGGCACCTTATATCAGTTCAGGCAAGTTGACCTTATTAATGCAACATAAAGCGGTAAAGGCCGACGTCAATGTTGATCAGGTTATGGCTATAACCGTTAGACATACCGACGAAACAAACGAGTTAGTATTACAGGGTTCTTATTTTGTTGATGCAACAGAGCTTGGCGATTTACTGCCATTAAGTGGTACGGCATATGTGAAAGGGGTAGAACCAAAAAAGGAAACAAAAGAACTACATGCGCCTGAAACGGGTGATCCCGAAAATCAACAGGCTTTTACGATGTGTTTAGCGATGGATTACACTCCCGGTGAAAACCACGTGATCGATCAGCCGCGGGATTACCACCTCTGGCGCGATTTTGTGCCAGAGCTAAGCCCACCGTGGTCGGGAAAGCTGCTCGACCTTGCTTATTCCAGCCCACGTACACTAGAGCCAAGCAGGCTAGGCTTTCATCCCGAGGGCGTTCAAACCGGTGATTGCCTCAACCTGTGGAATTACCGTAAGCTTATCAATCGACATAATTTCTTACCCGGTACTTATGCCGGTGATATTACCGTAATGAACTGGCCACAAAATGATTATTTTCTAGGCAATTTAATTGACGTAGACACCGAAATATTTAAAAAACACGTTGATGCCGCTAAACAACTCAGCCTGTCGTTATTCTATTGGTTGCAAACGACTGCTCCTCGACCTGATGGTGGTGAAGGGTGGCCGGGGCTTCGACTTCGCGGAGATATTATGGGCACATCATATGGACTGGCAAAATACCCTTACGTGCGGGAGTCGAGACGTATAAAAGCGTTATTTACCGTGTTGGAAGAACATGTAGGAGCAGAGAACAGGGCTTTGGTTACGGGCAGACGGGATCATAAAAAAGCTGCTCCCTTCTATGACAGTGTGGGCATTGGCTATTATCATATCGATTTACACCCTAGTTCTGGAGGAAATAATTACATTGACTTCTCCTCATTACCCTTTCAAATTCCTTTAGGAGCGCTGTTGCCCATACGGATGAAAAACCTATTACCTGCGAATAAGAATATAGGCACCACACATATTACTAACGGCTGTTATCGATTACATCCCGTAGAATGGAGTATTGGAGAGGCTGTTGGATTATTAACAACATATGCACACGAGAAAAAAGTTCCGCTTAGAGCCATTCGCGAAAATCCCAAGCTATTGACAGATTTTCAGCATTTTTTACATCACGAAGGGATAGAAACAAATTGGCGCCATCTATAG
- a CDS encoding DUF6266 family protein: MGKVINGVNGPVSGKVGNVVFCKWKGIDYIRSLPRINRSRKPTAGQAKQRSKFRFMQDVLSSIVPLVRMGFMNHSPNRTGHNVAMSYNIKNAVTEDDAGYRIIPEKFMMSGGILAPPRETSVTLEENDQVLFRWAYRGKSENEHGLDRALLLITDFDRMLNFHTSGNFRESGEDRLYLPNAKFKRGDIFHTYLAFFATDGSNHSSDSVYIGTIEIK, from the coding sequence ATGGGAAAAGTAATCAACGGTGTAAATGGCCCTGTCTCCGGAAAAGTAGGCAATGTGGTCTTCTGTAAATGGAAGGGTATTGATTATATACGAAGTTTACCACGAATTAACCGCAGCCGGAAACCAACTGCCGGGCAAGCCAAGCAACGATCGAAATTTCGCTTCATGCAAGACGTGTTAAGCTCTATTGTACCACTTGTGAGAATGGGTTTCATGAATCACTCTCCGAATCGCACCGGCCATAATGTAGCAATGTCCTATAATATCAAAAACGCTGTTACCGAGGACGATGCCGGTTATCGTATTATCCCAGAAAAATTCATGATGAGTGGCGGCATCTTAGCACCTCCTAGAGAAACCAGCGTCACACTAGAGGAAAATGATCAGGTTTTATTCCGTTGGGCATATAGGGGGAAATCAGAAAATGAGCATGGCCTAGACAGAGCGTTACTGCTCATAACAGATTTTGATAGGATGCTTAACTTTCATACTTCCGGTAATTTTCGGGAAAGCGGGGAAGATAGACTTTATTTGCCGAATGCCAAATTTAAACGTGGAGATATTTTTCATACCTATCTCGCTTTTTTTGCTACCGATGGCAGTAATCACAGTTCGGATAGCGTATATATAGGCACCATTGAGATCAAGTAA
- a CDS encoding ABC transporter ATP-binding protein — translation MIEIKDIYKSFGDNEVLKGISATFEAGKISLIIGGSGSGKSTLLKCMVGLHEPNKGKVVYRDQDFTRLNFEDRIPIRKEIGMLFQNSALFDSMTVEENITFPLQMFSDMSKSERIDRANFCLERVNLEGRNKLFPAELSGGMKKRVGIARAIAMTPKYLFCDEPNSGLDPRTSIVIDELIQDITEEYKTTTIIVTHDMNSVMGIGQYILFLYQGEKKWEGSNKEIAHTDVDELNDFVFASPFMKIAKESF, via the coding sequence ATGATAGAAATAAAAGATATATACAAATCTTTCGGGGATAACGAAGTGCTTAAAGGCATATCGGCCACGTTTGAAGCAGGTAAAATCAGCTTAATCATCGGCGGTTCCGGATCTGGCAAAAGTACGCTGTTAAAATGTATGGTGGGTTTGCACGAACCTAATAAGGGAAAGGTGGTATATCGCGATCAGGATTTTACCCGGTTGAACTTTGAAGATCGTATACCTATAAGAAAAGAAATCGGTATGCTTTTTCAAAATTCAGCACTGTTCGACTCCATGACCGTAGAAGAAAACATTACTTTTCCTCTACAGATGTTCAGTGACATGAGTAAAAGCGAACGGATAGATCGTGCCAATTTCTGCCTGGAAAGAGTTAACCTGGAAGGAAGAAACAAGTTATTCCCTGCGGAACTATCAGGAGGTATGAAGAAGAGGGTTGGGATTGCGCGTGCCATAGCCATGACTCCAAAATACCTCTTTTGTGATGAGCCCAACTCCGGTTTAGATCCCCGTACCTCTATTGTGATAGATGAGCTTATCCAAGATATTACAGAGGAATATAAAACCACCACGATCATAGTGACGCACGATATGAACTCGGTTATGGGCATTGGACAGTATATTCTTTTTCTTTATCAAGGCGAGAAGAAATGGGAAGGCTCCAATAAAGAGATTGCCCACACCGATGTGGATGAACTAAATGACTTTGTTTTCGCCAGTCCGTTTATGAAAATTGCCAAGGAGAGCTTTTAA
- a CDS encoding ABC transporter permease has translation MFFTSFGKYLLLLKAVFKKPEKFSIYWKEIMHEMNSIGVGSLGLVGIISTFIGAVMTMQIAFQLVSDLIPNSIIGQINRDSSILELSPTISALVLAGKVGSSISSQIGSMRVTEQIDALEIMGINAPGYLILPKILAGITMVPLLVILSIFLALSGGLVGGALSGAVTPADYIMGITGDFNGYTVAVALVKAFVFGFIITTISAYQGFYVKGGALEVGQASTKSVVVSCITILAADYVITALML, from the coding sequence ATGTTTTTTACAAGTTTCGGCAAATACCTCTTATTATTAAAAGCGGTTTTTAAAAAACCAGAGAAGTTCAGCATCTATTGGAAAGAGATTATGCATGAAATGAATAGTATAGGTGTAGGCTCTTTAGGATTAGTAGGTATTATATCCACATTTATTGGTGCGGTAATGACCATGCAGATCGCCTTCCAACTTGTTTCAGACCTCATTCCAAATTCGATTATTGGCCAAATTAACCGCGACTCCAGTATTTTAGAGTTAAGTCCAACGATATCTGCATTGGTTTTAGCAGGTAAAGTGGGATCGTCGATCTCATCGCAGATTGGTTCCATGCGGGTAACTGAGCAGATCGATGCGTTGGAAATCATGGGAATCAATGCTCCGGGATATTTGATTTTGCCCAAAATATTGGCCGGAATAACCATGGTACCCCTACTCGTTATACTATCTATCTTTTTGGCATTAAGTGGCGGACTGGTTGGCGGAGCCTTATCCGGTGCTGTTACTCCTGCTGACTATATCATGGGTATAACGGGCGACTTTAACGGCTATACCGTTGCGGTTGCTCTTGTAAAGGCTTTCGTTTTTGGTTTTATCATCACCACGATCTCCGCTTATCAGGGTTTTTATGTAAAGGGAGGGGCACTTGAAGTAGGCCAGGCCAGCACCAAAAGCGTAGTAGTGAGCTGTATCACCATACTGGCGGCCGACTACGTAATTACGGCACTAATGCTTTAG
- a CDS encoding SDR family oxidoreductase, whose protein sequence is MSNSIKGRYALITGATRGIGRSITAMLAKEGCNLMIAARGEKDLKQLRNELINSYPECMIKYFVVDCGDQEQVKELAEAAANFSATIDILINNVGLFNPSSFLEESETTFADHMAVNVFCTHYLSVFFGRKMCKKKAGHIFNVGSVAGKMPFAKAASYSVTKYAVHGLTTVLRQEFGAYGVKVTEIIPGSTYTSSWEGIAIPEERFVAVDDIAASVRACLQMSAGANVDEIVIRPVYGEI, encoded by the coding sequence ATGTCGAATTCAATAAAAGGGCGTTATGCTCTGATAACGGGCGCTACAAGGGGTATAGGACGGAGTATAACAGCTATGCTTGCGAAGGAAGGGTGTAACCTGATGATAGCTGCTAGAGGAGAAAAGGACTTGAAACAGTTAAGAAATGAGCTTATTAACTCATATCCCGAATGCATGATAAAATATTTTGTAGTTGATTGTGGTGATCAGGAACAGGTGAAGGAATTGGCGGAGGCTGCAGCAAATTTTTCTGCCACTATTGATATCCTTATAAATAATGTGGGCCTATTTAATCCATCGAGTTTTTTGGAAGAAAGTGAAACCACATTTGCCGATCATATGGCTGTAAACGTGTTCTGTACACACTACCTGTCGGTTTTTTTCGGCAGAAAAATGTGTAAGAAAAAAGCCGGTCACATATTTAACGTGGGTTCGGTTGCTGGGAAAATGCCTTTTGCGAAGGCAGCCTCATATAGTGTAACAAAATATGCCGTACACGGTCTAACTACTGTATTGAGGCAAGAGTTTGGCGCATATGGTGTGAAGGTGACAGAAATTATTCCAGGTTCAACGTATACTTCCTCCTGGGAGGGGATTGCAATTCCGGAAGAGCGCTTTGTTGCGGTAGATGATATTGCGGCGTCTGTTCGTGCTTGCCTACAGATGAGTGCAGGCGCCAATGTGGATGAAATAGTAATCAGACCTGTTTACGGCGAGATATAG
- a CDS encoding GMC oxidoreductase, giving the protein MHISGKGKEQASYDAIVIGSGISGGWAAKELCDKGLKTLVLERGPMVEHIDDYPTAMLSPWEFTHRGALPREMQMANPIVSRCYAFDDATQQFFVKDQEHPYIQEKPFDWIRGYQVGGKSLLWARQTQRWSDYEFEAPARDGFAVDWPIRYRDLAPWYSYVEKFIGISGTRDNIPNLPDSEVLPAFEMNALEEHIKREVIAHYPERHVIIGRCAHLTKPQALHVKQSRGQCMARHLCHRGCPFGAYFSSNASTIPWAKATGNLDLQADQVVHAILYNEHKKRAVGVRTMHRITKEVKEYYARIIFVNASALNTNLILLNSKSARFPNGLGNDNGLLGRYIAFHNYRGNITASFEGLNDRYYYGRRPTSIFMPSFRNVFRQETDFLRGYMVAFNATRSGWQHPVDGIGETLKERLSEAGPWQVFMMMQGETVPRYENHVRLSSDQKDPWGVPQLITAVDYTENDVKLMHDFLAQGTEMLEKSGCQSITTVDRQDAPGLDIHEMGGVRMGHDPKTSLLNAWNQLHTCKNVFVTDGACMTSTGNQNPSLTYMALTARAVNYAVNAMRKQDGSV; this is encoded by the coding sequence ATGCACATTAGCGGGAAAGGAAAAGAACAAGCAAGCTACGACGCCATTGTTATCGGATCCGGAATTAGCGGTGGCTGGGCAGCCAAAGAACTGTGTGATAAAGGATTAAAAACATTGGTTTTGGAACGTGGCCCTATGGTTGAACATATTGACGATTACCCAACAGCCATGTTGAGTCCGTGGGAGTTCACGCACAGAGGAGCGCTTCCTCGAGAAATGCAGATGGCCAACCCCATTGTTTCCCGATGTTACGCTTTTGATGATGCTACCCAGCAGTTTTTCGTCAAAGATCAGGAACATCCTTATATCCAGGAAAAACCCTTTGACTGGATCCGGGGCTATCAGGTCGGTGGCAAGTCGTTGCTGTGGGCACGGCAAACACAGCGGTGGAGTGATTATGAATTTGAGGCGCCAGCCAGGGACGGTTTTGCAGTTGATTGGCCCATTCGCTATCGCGACCTGGCACCATGGTATAGCTATGTCGAAAAGTTTATCGGTATCAGTGGAACTCGCGACAACATCCCCAACCTGCCCGACAGTGAGGTATTACCTGCTTTTGAAATGAATGCACTGGAGGAACACATCAAAAGAGAGGTTATAGCCCACTACCCGGAACGACATGTGATCATTGGTCGATGTGCCCACCTAACCAAACCGCAAGCCTTACATGTTAAACAAAGTCGTGGCCAATGTATGGCACGTCATCTCTGCCACCGAGGCTGTCCTTTTGGTGCCTACTTCAGCTCCAATGCATCCACCATACCCTGGGCAAAGGCAACCGGCAATCTCGACCTACAAGCTGACCAGGTGGTACACGCCATCCTGTACAATGAACATAAAAAAAGAGCGGTAGGGGTACGTACCATGCACCGAATCACCAAGGAAGTCAAGGAATACTATGCGCGGATTATATTTGTGAATGCTTCTGCGCTCAATACCAATCTGATTTTGCTAAACTCCAAATCCGCTCGCTTCCCCAATGGTTTAGGCAATGACAATGGGTTGCTTGGTCGTTACATCGCTTTTCACAATTATCGCGGAAACATTACCGCTTCCTTTGAAGGTCTTAACGATCGTTATTATTATGGTAGACGCCCAACCAGTATTTTCATGCCCTCCTTCCGAAATGTTTTTCGACAGGAAACCGATTTTCTGAGGGGGTATATGGTTGCTTTCAACGCCACCCGAAGCGGCTGGCAACACCCTGTTGATGGAATTGGCGAAACACTGAAAGAGCGTCTATCTGAAGCAGGCCCCTGGCAAGTATTCATGATGATGCAGGGAGAAACCGTTCCACGTTATGAAAACCATGTTCGACTCAGTTCCGACCAAAAAGACCCTTGGGGAGTTCCACAGCTCATTACCGCTGTTGATTATACGGAAAATGACGTAAAACTAATGCATGATTTCCTAGCTCAAGGCACGGAAATGCTGGAAAAATCGGGATGCCAATCAATAACAACGGTTGACCGGCAAGATGCCCCCGGCTTGGATATACATGAAATGGGTGGTGTACGTATGGGGCACGATCCAAAAACCTCCCTACTCAACGCTTGGAATCAACTGCATACCTGCAAAAATGTATTTGTTACAGACGGTGCTTGTATGACCTCCACAGGTAATCAAAACCCGTCGCTCACTTATATGGCACTTACCGCACGAGCAGTAAACTATGCCGTAAATGCTATGCGGAAGCAAGACGGCTCTGTTTAG
- a CDS encoding class I SAM-dependent methyltransferase has translation MTYTSNTIQLLTPQYWKDYELIDCGDFEKLERFGDLLLIRPEPQAVWPKTLPESEWIKKHHIRFKGRSATSGDWLKKSHKIADRWHISYKNPEISIKFRLGLTAFKHVGIFPEQAVNWDYISSTIKSFQIPRPKVLNLFAYTGGASLVAQAAGADTTHVDSIKQVVTWANENQELSGLKDIRWVVEDALKFVKRELKRGNKYNGIILDPPAYGHGPKGEKWKLEDHISEMMNDVVQLLDPKEHFLILNTYSLGFSSVIVENLIKGAFPQVRNLETGELYLQATTGNKLPLGVFGKFRS, from the coding sequence TTGACATACACATCCAACACTATACAATTACTTACTCCTCAATATTGGAAAGACTACGAATTGATCGATTGCGGCGACTTCGAGAAACTGGAACGTTTTGGTGATCTTCTGTTGATCCGGCCGGAGCCTCAAGCGGTGTGGCCTAAAACCCTTCCTGAAAGCGAGTGGATCAAAAAACATCATATTCGTTTTAAAGGTCGTTCGGCTACCAGCGGCGACTGGTTAAAAAAAAGCCATAAAATAGCAGATAGATGGCATATAAGTTATAAAAACCCCGAAATTTCCATCAAATTCCGTTTAGGCCTAACGGCTTTCAAACATGTGGGCATTTTTCCCGAGCAGGCCGTTAACTGGGATTATATTTCATCTACCATCAAGTCCTTTCAAATACCACGACCCAAGGTCCTTAACTTATTTGCATACACAGGTGGTGCATCCTTAGTTGCGCAAGCGGCCGGTGCAGACACCACACATGTCGATTCCATTAAACAGGTAGTTACCTGGGCAAACGAAAACCAGGAATTATCTGGATTGAAAGATATTAGGTGGGTGGTAGAAGACGCATTAAAATTTGTTAAGCGCGAATTAAAACGTGGTAATAAATACAATGGTATCATTTTAGACCCTCCCGCTTACGGCCATGGTCCCAAAGGTGAAAAATGGAAATTGGAAGATCATATCAGCGAGATGATGAACGATGTGGTGCAGCTGCTAGACCCTAAAGAGCATTTTTTGATTTTAAACACTTACTCACTGGGTTTCTCTTCTGTTATTGTGGAAAACCTGATTAAAGGAGCTTTCCCACAGGTGAGAAATCTAGAGACCGGAGAACTTTATTTACAGGCTACCACTGGAAATAAGTTACCCCTCGGTGTATTCGGTAAATTTAGAAGTTGA
- a CDS encoding TonB-dependent receptor, which produces MYFLQRLTKGSKKRFSFSKVFLLLLGVVMANPLMAEKPFPLNSEQIPPSQQEINGQVLDATQIPIPGVSVREKSRPQNGATTNENGEFRLQASPGAILVFTYVGYAEQEVTVPEDGSPLTVILQDAPNQLDEVVLVGYQSLRRSDLTGSISSVKAEEINVNAPNLGQGLVGKVAGVEISQVSGAPYVTPKVRVRGVGSINAGTDPLYVIDGYPAGNDLFINPNDIESINVLKDAASAAIYGSRAAGGVILITTKKGREASMRMVYDYQAGIDQLAKKVDLLNASQFAQLHIDGHNEAYKDLVLNTGGTWNDAMFSDDNATRVGRVGNASSVSIPEELYDFANQRMITPQYDTDWQDELYRNAVFQRHNLSFTGGNDKARYFISGSYQDQPGIITSTGQKRINFRSNVDAQINDRIKVGANVFITNIDNQEVEEGRFNQGPIMGALVYAPIFPAYLPDGGLAKNEMAALSNNFAFQQIENPVALAREMNITRKGTRGTYNAYGIYNFMPELSFKANLGLQTNNEKYEYYRPTSLSNGIYPPYSPQAINNALATARQTNYLDKLAEFTLNYQKNWKQHNLTALAGYSVQQTTNDMLSVSARGFEHDRIQEITGGGTDPNDFFLNRNTAGMGGLNNTGKAEWTLISYFARAIYSYGDRYFLTASFRTDGSSRFGPLNRWGTFPSVSGGWTISNEDFYDDWLGAGSTVKFRASWGLSGNNNIGNYNYQQTLGNPVGVVFGNNGTVVTGTLPGAVRDPALGWETTSQVNIGLDLALLNGRLSVIGNYYNSRSYDLLFNQPIPSLSGSESWLTNLRNAAVRNRGFDLQVDGRVIQQQDFNLNLSGNFSLNRNKVLDMGGANTILSMGAERQYITHITEQGSPIGMFYGFQVAGMVRESDMVDGVAQGIAPSAASSNPLKPGDLYFVDINGDGIVNDEDKTIIGNPHPDFFYGFSLSGNYKRLDFSAAFNGVYGADVLDGQSYYIYNMEGSGNQYTITENRYRSEAQPGDGIHYRASRAGTQSNSTRLSSFYLRDGSFLRCTNISVGYTIPNLSAVTNNTIQNIRVYASVNNPFTITDYMGYNPEVDYNNGANLTPGVDYGKYPLVRSFNLGARLTF; this is translated from the coding sequence ATGTATTTTTTACAACGATTGACAAAAGGATCAAAAAAACGATTCAGTTTTTCCAAAGTATTCTTGCTGTTATTGGGCGTCGTTATGGCTAATCCATTAATGGCCGAAAAGCCATTCCCCTTGAACAGCGAGCAAATCCCTCCGTCACAACAGGAGATAAACGGACAAGTACTTGACGCAACACAAATTCCTATTCCGGGCGTCAGTGTAAGAGAAAAGAGTCGGCCTCAAAATGGCGCCACCACCAATGAAAATGGTGAGTTCCGTTTACAGGCAAGCCCGGGAGCTATTTTAGTGTTTACCTATGTCGGTTATGCAGAGCAAGAAGTCACAGTACCCGAAGACGGTTCGCCATTGACGGTAATTTTACAGGACGCGCCCAACCAGCTGGACGAGGTGGTACTTGTGGGCTATCAATCTTTACGAAGGAGCGATCTTACCGGTTCTATTTCCAGTGTGAAGGCTGAAGAAATTAATGTTAATGCACCAAATCTCGGGCAGGGTTTGGTAGGTAAAGTTGCCGGGGTAGAGATTTCACAAGTAAGCGGTGCTCCCTACGTAACACCAAAAGTTAGGGTAAGGGGGGTAGGCTCTATTAATGCCGGAACTGACCCCTTATACGTGATAGATGGTTATCCCGCAGGTAACGACCTCTTCATTAACCCCAATGATATTGAATCCATCAATGTATTGAAAGATGCGGCATCGGCCGCCATCTATGGTTCACGTGCTGCCGGCGGAGTTATTCTGATCACCACTAAAAAAGGTAGGGAAGCCAGCATGCGTATGGTTTACGATTACCAAGCGGGTATCGACCAACTGGCGAAAAAAGTAGATTTGTTAAACGCCTCTCAATTTGCTCAGTTACACATTGATGGGCATAACGAGGCCTATAAAGACTTGGTGTTAAATACAGGAGGTACCTGGAACGATGCCATGTTCAGCGATGACAATGCCACCCGGGTAGGCCGGGTAGGTAACGCTTCGTCGGTAAGCATTCCGGAAGAGCTGTATGATTTCGCTAATCAACGCATGATCACACCACAATATGATACCGACTGGCAAGATGAGCTTTACCGCAACGCTGTCTTCCAAAGGCACAACCTATCCTTTACCGGCGGGAACGATAAGGCGAGGTATTTTATCAGTGGAAGCTATCAGGATCAGCCCGGAATCATTACCTCCACTGGTCAAAAGCGCATCAATTTTAGAAGCAATGTGGATGCGCAGATCAATGATCGGATAAAAGTTGGAGCAAATGTTTTCATTACCAATATCGATAATCAGGAGGTAGAAGAAGGCCGCTTTAATCAAGGTCCGATCATGGGCGCCTTAGTCTATGCACCTATTTTTCCAGCTTACCTCCCTGATGGCGGCCTGGCAAAAAATGAGATGGCGGCTCTATCAAACAACTTCGCCTTTCAACAAATTGAGAATCCTGTAGCCCTGGCAAGGGAAATGAACATCACACGGAAGGGAACCCGGGGGACCTACAATGCCTACGGGATCTATAACTTCATGCCCGAACTATCCTTTAAGGCGAACCTAGGTTTACAAACGAATAATGAAAAATACGAATATTACCGGCCAACCAGCTTAAGTAATGGCATCTATCCACCGTATTCACCGCAAGCGATTAACAATGCGCTTGCCACGGCCAGACAGACCAATTATCTCGATAAATTGGCAGAGTTCACACTGAACTACCAGAAAAATTGGAAACAGCACAACCTAACGGCATTGGCCGGATACAGCGTACAACAGACTACTAATGATATGCTGAGTGTTTCGGCAAGAGGTTTTGAACACGATCGTATCCAGGAAATCACTGGAGGCGGCACCGATCCAAATGATTTCTTCTTAAACCGTAATACTGCAGGGATGGGGGGCTTAAACAATACCGGAAAGGCCGAATGGACACTAATTTCTTATTTCGCCCGGGCAATTTACAGTTATGGCGACCGCTACTTTTTAACAGCATCGTTCCGTACCGATGGTTCTTCCCGTTTCGGACCACTCAACCGCTGGGGTACCTTCCCATCTGTTTCCGGTGGCTGGACGATTTCCAATGAAGATTTTTATGATGACTGGCTGGGAGCTGGTTCTACTGTTAAATTCAGGGCCAGCTGGGGCTTAAGCGGTAATAATAATATCGGTAACTATAATTATCAGCAAACCTTGGGCAATCCGGTGGGAGTAGTGTTTGGCAATAATGGTACGGTAGTTACCGGAACACTTCCCGGAGCGGTACGCGACCCCGCCCTGGGTTGGGAAACAACCTCGCAGGTAAATATCGGCTTAGACTTGGCATTGCTAAATGGCCGCTTATCTGTCATCGGTAACTATTACAACAGTCGCTCTTACGACCTATTGTTCAATCAGCCGATTCCATCTTTATCGGGATCCGAGTCCTGGCTCACCAACCTCCGGAACGCCGCCGTGCGTAACCGGGGTTTTGACCTGCAAGTGGACGGACGTGTGATTCAGCAGCAAGACTTCAATTTAAATTTAAGCGGTAATTTTTCGCTTAATCGCAATAAGGTTTTGGACATGGGCGGAGCCAATACCATCCTTTCCATGGGCGCCGAAAGGCAGTACATTACCCATATTACTGAACAGGGTTCTCCGATAGGGATGTTTTATGGTTTCCAGGTGGCTGGAATGGTTAGGGAGAGCGATATGGTGGATGGTGTGGCACAGGGTATCGCTCCTTCCGCTGCTTCCAGTAACCCGTTAAAGCCAGGCGATCTTTACTTCGTCGACATCAATGGAGATGGTATTGTAAATGATGAAGACAAGACCATTATTGGTAATCCACATCCCGATTTCTTTTATGGTTTTTCGCTATCTGGAAATTACAAGCGATTGGATTTCAGCGCCGCTTTTAATGGGGTTTATGGAGCAGATGTGCTCGATGGTCAATCGTACTACATCTATAATATGGAAGGATCGGGCAACCAATACACGATAACGGAGAACAGATATCGCTCAGAAGCGCAGCCCGGCGATGGCATACATTATCGCGCATCCCGTGCCGGCACACAGAGCAACAGTACCCGTTTATCGTCCTTTTATTTACGTGACGGATCTTTCTTACGATGCACCAATATTTCCGTCGGTTATACCATTCCGAACCTATCGGCTGTTACCAACAATACGATTCAAAATATCCGGGTATATGCCAGTGTAAACAACCCTTTTACGATTACCGATTATATGGGTTACAACCCAGAAGTAGATTACAATAATGGGGCAAATCTCACCCCTGGTGTAGATTACGGTAAATATCCATTGGTACGCTCCTTCAATCTAGGTGCCCGTTTAACATTTTAA
- a CDS encoding DUF2905 domain-containing protein, translating into MKEIAKMMIIGGGMIMLIGVVIYFAGNYFKWFGRLPGDIKIVKPGFNLYAPIVSMLILSGVISLLLWIFRKFF; encoded by the coding sequence ATGAAGGAAATAGCAAAAATGATGATTATAGGTGGCGGCATGATCATGCTAATTGGTGTAGTCATCTATTTTGCCGGCAATTATTTCAAGTGGTTTGGTCGGCTTCCCGGTGATATTAAGATAGTAAAGCCAGGGTTTAATCTGTATGCTCCCATTGTGAGTATGTTAATCCTTAGTGGGGTGATCAGTTTATTGCTATGGATCTTTAGAAAATTCTTTTGA